ttaaaataaaataattgaaaatatttgtataatacATGAAAGTTTTGATAATTTAGTCGAACTCTGACCTATTCTAGTTCAAAGGTGAGTGCGGGAACAGCAATGATGCGGAGCTGAACGCACAATCTTACCCCAAAAACAtggcagaaaaaaggaagagaacgTATCATTTGGTGTGATGCGGCATCTCGGGCGCACAGGTgagggaggcggggcttgtgGGGGGTTTTTCGGAGGACCGCGCGCACTTCTTCTTACTTGTGCACCGCGGGAGTGATGCCCCGCTGAGGTAAAGCCTACAAAGGTGTTCAAGGCCGTGAGGGTAATTAATGTGTTGGCTGGTTTACTTATTAGATGTGTTCAAATGTGTATGGAGGCCTTGATGAACTGGTTCTcttcaaaatgttcaaattcaaattcaatatTTGATTAGGCCGCCTGTCCAACAGaatataatgaaaaaacaacatgcaaatattcttcatgtgttcattttaacGTCTCTATTTCATTCATGCAAACACTTGAAACATATTAcaggctgctgttttttatCCGTTTCATTTATTATTACCTATATGATTATTATCTATTTACAATTGTATTATTATCTGTGTTCAGCAGGTTTATTTCAATCATTTGCATACGTGTACTTTCTGGTGATTTCACAACACCAGATGGCCTTTGACACGTGCTTCTAACCTGTCTATAATGTAAAAACAGGACCTCTGAGAGTACAAAGTGACTCGTCCTGTGTATGATTATAGGTCATGTACTCAGGCTAGTCCTGCTCTGCCTGTTTATATTTAATTCGTTGCATGTCTGACCAAAACCAGTAAGTTCTTCCTGCTGGAACATCAGTTTAACTTGATGATAATCACTTTGACTCTGGGACATGCTAATCATCATGTGCAAGCACATGCAATGCAGCACTGTTGTTTCTTGATGATCGATGAAGGCATTTCATTGGTGTGTTTCGTTTTAATCCAGTGTTATTCTGGTTTAATGGTGTGGTTGCCGCTAGGGGCGCCGAGCACCAGGTAACAGAGGTGAAACCACACAGGCGTCACTGTCAGGTGATAAAGCAGGAAAGGACGTTACCAAGGTTTGAGACACGAGGGAATTCATCTTCAGACCAATACGAATGTGTCAGTGAATTAAAGTAGTGATAATTActttattaatgttttattaaaaaaaaacatgaagcatATAATGGACCGTCGGTTTTTTGACCTGGTAGAGAGACCAGCTGAGGTAAAAGAGGAACGAATTcttcctttcacaataaaacatctgttACGGTAACTTGGTGCATGTCATTAGGCAAATGTACTTCTTGATAGCACATAACACAAAACGCACAGGGATTAGTTTACTCtgtgaaaatgtacatttgtacaGTAAATACAAATGTACGTATATAAATGGTAAATACTTTACGGTTTTTTAATCTATCTCATATGTACAAAATCACTTGTACATGCCGATTCTTTTAACTGTGGgattaaaaatacacaatttatTTTCCTTATATGTAACTTCATGGTTGAAACTGAATCTTAAACAACAGCTTAAGGTTTGTAGCCACTTGGGCCCAACATCAAGAACTTCctggttttactttgaaaagccCGCCGGAAGCAGATGCCGCGTACGTTCGGGTCGGTGTCGGTGCGGCGCAGACGGAGCCGAACCTCGATGACTTTTTGTTCAGTGTAACGAGTCCCGCGCGGGTGAGGAGCCGTGGAGGAACCGGGCCGCCGGCAGAAAGCCGCCTTTCTGTGCGCAGAAACCGGCGACACATCCGGGTCACGCGAGAGCTTCCAGACCAGCGGTGAGTTtctacgtaaaaaaaaaaaaaaagttgttttaacGCTGAAATCATTCCGACTAACGACTTAAATGATGACTATTTAACGTCAGAGGGAGAATTAAGTACTTTCTAAATAAGTTCTTCACTTCCACCGACCCAAATGCATTAAAGTTAACGTCATCCAAcgttatctctttttttttttactgttgtaATAAACGACCCGAATTCACCAATAACGTAACGATATATTATACTTCTTTTAATCCAAACATCCGTCACTTCAAAATCAATAATTTAGTCAAAGGTACACGGCAAATAACGCTTTAGCTGCGATGACATCATGGCGTTTATTctgcttttatattttattttaacactaTTTAGTAAGACTCTGTAGAACTCACTTAAATATTCCCCTTGTGACTTAAAATGTAATTGGTATTATACTGCTACAAGTACTGCTGAATGTCTGTCTTTGTCCCTTTTAAGCGCTTATTTGTAAGTAAACATACTCTTCCAGGTTATGAACTTAGCATGTTGAAATGCTCTTGTGCCGTAATGTCTCTACGTTCCTCCCTCCTGTGACTCTGAACAGGGTGGTTCATGAATCTGGATCCGTGCACGTGTCCTTTTCACGCGTCTTGTCCTGAGCAGGACGGCCCCGTCCAGCTGCCCTCCTTTTGTTCCGGCCACACAAACTGATTAGCatcccccgtcccgtcccgtcccagCATCTGTCCCCACAGACGCTGCCATTGTCCCCCACCTTAAACTGGacagtttgcccccccccccccccccccccctttttttgttttagtccaACTGTCCCCCGCATATTCAAAGCCCATTGACACCCACACGCAAATGTTGACCTAAAACCTGGGGGAAGCttggtctgggggggggggcttcggtCTCTGTGGGGCTCTTGTACAACATCATGACCTGATATTTAAATGTTCTACTGATGAAATGAGGACATCGATTTTTGAGTAAAATCCTCCAGAACTAAATAAGCAGTAGTGAGACCTCACTGTCGCCCTTTAATCTGCTCCTAATCGAGTCAGCAGTGCACAGTGACGCCGTTGTCTCAATGACCCAACGCGCACGCCGTCCACCCTCCGCCCCGGTCGCAGAGACAGTCTGACACGTGAGACGCGAGCCTTTGTCTCCGTCCGTTGCCGTGGAGAACtaggttggtgtgtgtgtgtgtgtgtgtgtgtgtgtgtgtgtgcgcgccagtCGGTTGCAGTTAAACGGGTGACGGAaccgaggagcagcagcaacaacaacaacaacaacaataaagggAATTTATTGCTGAACACATTCCAGACATCCAGCTACGTGTCTGTCTGACCGTTACCACGGtgatctcccccctccccctcccgctcgGCCTCGGGTGACGTTAGTGAGACCTGTGGTTTACCTgtgcgccgccgccgcggatCAATAATTCACACGTTTTAAATCAGCGGAGGCTTCACGTCCCGGTCAGACTGTGTGGTCACGTATGTGTAAATGTACGCAGAGGAAACGAACGCATGTCGACGATACACAGAATGTGAATTGACCACCTGAATGACGTCATGATGTACTTGTCGCCGCGGTGATGCCAACAAAGCGCGGTGAAAAGCCGGCGCTTCATTAAGCTTGCGTGTTGTTGATGAGAAGATGACGTCGCCGACGTCAGGCCCGACGTGTCGTGGGGTCgtggggtcggggggtcggggggtcgggctCAGCCACGAGACTGAAAGGGACCCACAAAAGAGCGATTGTTGTGAAGGAGTGGAGTCACTCTAGAAAGCAGTTCCAGGCGGTGAAAGGCTCTCTGTCACGCTGGGAGGCCGCCGTGGTCGTGGCGGAGGGGCGACCCACCAAACACaacaggccccccccccccccccccctcctcaaggAAATGGTCCTTTTTCTGATTTACTTTCATCTACCACAAAGAAACCAGGTGATCCTCCCGTTCCTGAATCATGACCGAAGCAGTTGAGCGCGTTGAGGCGAATAATCCAACATGTGACGTCATCGTTCATCATTCAATCAGCAGCCTCGGGGGGCGAATGTGTAATTCTTAAACAGAACACCAATGTACGTGTTAAAAATGACACATAACACAGAAACCATGAAGAAATATTAGATTCGGGCACTTGTTCTATTAGAGGAGCAACAAGCAGCCGCCGTGTGTTTCTCAGCACACCGGGACGATTTCCATCTTCACACCACATCCGGCCCTCCGCTGTCATTGGACGTTGTCAACCCTGTTTGTTTTCCGCCATTTGCTCTTGTGATTTTAATCTCGAGTGTCTGTTAACAGAGGAAACCTGCTGCTCCAGATTGCCGACAGAGGCcttttatgtttcttttctAATCTCGTAAAATGTGACTAACGCAGGACATCACATCTACCGACGCCTGTGGGCTGTGCGGAGGTTTGACTGCGCGcgttagaagaagaagaagaagaagaagaagccgctTGGTGCTCACTTTGCCGGCAGCTTAACAGAAACCTCCTTTTGAACGAACCCCGTCGCCACGGCGACCACCTGCTCCCGGGGGCCAGCGTTGACTTTTTGTTGTCGCCGACATTAAACTCATGCACGTTCTTGCGTTCGGATGTTTCACATCTGGGAACGAATGCGCCGGTTGCGGCGTAGGAGGAAAGCGATGGGGGCGTGGCTGCGAGGCGGGGGTGGTGGTTGACCCCCGTCACACCTCGCAGGTGTGTTAAATGAAATCTGTGAAACGACTGTATCGTCATACATCACATCTGTACCTCTGTGTCTGCAGGCGATTCCCGTTCGGACGGCGGCGCTCTGAGGGTCCCACCGAAAGTCCTCCCGACGTCTGCACAGATGTCTCTCCCCCGCAGTGAAAACATCTCCACCTCCCCTGCTTCCACCAAAGGGCCGGTGAAGTACGGAGAGCTCATCGTGCTCGGGTGAGGAGCTTTTAACCGCCGCGGTCCGAACTCCTAAGTCATCGACGTGGAGCCGTTTTAGAGCTTATAATgtggtcctgcacgaagcgcctCTCGCAAGGCGAATGAGGGTCCTCTGAGTGACCTACGCTGGGTCGGTTAGCCTAGCGTAGCATCAAGGCAAGACGTCTGTTTTTAAGAGTTGGTGACTTCTCTTTACCACCTGTTGCAGCTGCAATAACTAGAAATCCGGGGTAAAAAATAACTAAACGAAATAGACAAATAAGTGGAAAGAAATAGAAATACAGTTTATATGTACAGCATTTATAATTCATGAGGACCTGAATTGGACTGAATCGAACAAGGGGCCCTTGTCGGTCTtggtctgttttttgtttgcagAGCTCGGACCTTTGTTCCGCCTCCGGTGGCGAGTGTGTATTGTTTTGGGATCCGCATAAATTCGGCTCAAACCCGGCGAAATGTGTCCAGAGACGAAGAAGAATGCAGCCGACTTCCTGACTGAGCGCCTTTCACCGCGCTCACAAGGGCGCGCCTGTGGGTCGGGGAGGTCGGCTGCTGCGccttcagaccttttttgtttgcttttttttgtattattgtatCCAGAAGTGAGATCAAGCGGTCCGGGACCCTCGGCCGCCGCACCCCACCAGCACCCCACCAGCACCCCACCAGCACCCCACCAGCACCCCACCAGCACCCCACCAGCACCCCACCAGCACCCATGAATGAACGAATGAATCTGTTCTGTGCTTCAGGTGCAACGGCTCGCTGCCCAGCGGCGACAAGGGGAGGCGGAAAAGCCGCTTCGCTCTGTGCCGCAGGAAGAAGGCCAACGGGGTGAAGCCGAGCACCGTCCACGCCTCCTGCACGCCGCAGGCCGCCAAGGTGAGAGCGAGAGTTACACTCGCGTGTTACTTGTTGGAGGCAACGGCACGAGCGTCGGCTCGGTGTCTCgtgagagtgtttgtgtgacgtCGCCCGTTGTGACTCTCGTGCGTCTCTTGTGTCCCTGAAGGCCGTCAGCAACAAGGAGCAGCACAGCATCTCGTACACGCTGTCCCGCGCACAGACGGTGGTGGTGGAGTACGACCACGACAGCAGCACCGACATGTTCCAGGTCTGCGGCGTCCGCTACCGACACGCCGAGGCCGCTACGCGCCGAGACCGCTACGCCCCCCGACAGCTACACCCCCCGACAGCTACGCGCCGAGACGCTACACGCCGAGGCCGCTACGCCCCCCGACAGCTACGCCCCCCGACAGCTACACGCCGAGGCCGCTACGCGCCGAGACCGCTACGCCCCCCGACAGCTACACCCCCCGACAGCTACGCGCCGAGACGCTACACGCCGAGGCCGCTACGCCCCCCGACAGCTACGCCCCCCGACAGCTACGCCCCCCGACAGCTACGCGCCGAGACCGCTACGCCCCCCGACAGCTACACCCCCCGACCGCTACGCCCCGAGACGCTACACGCCGAGGCCGCTACACGCCGAGACGCTACACGCCCAGGCAGCTACGCCTCCCGACAGCTACACCCCCCGACAGCTACGCGCCGAGGCCGCTACACGCCGAGACGCTACACGCCCAGGCAGCTACGCCCCCCGACAGCTACGCCCCGAGAACGCTACGCCTCCCGACAGCTACACCCCACCGACAGCTACGCGCCGAGGCCGCTACACGCCGAGACGCTACACGCCCAGGCAGCTACACCCCCCGACAGCTACACGCCGAGGCCGCTACACGCCGAGACGCTACACGCCCAAGCAGCTACACCCCCCGACAGCTACACGCCCGAGACCGCTACGCCTCCCGACAGCTACACCCCCCGACAGCTACGCGCCCAGGCAGCTACGCCCCCCGACAGCTACACGCAGAGACCGCTACACGCTTTAAAGGGGCCGCTCCCCCCAAATGTCACAAGCACATGTCTGTTACACTGGACACTTCTTGTCTATCAGTCtacgttgtttttctttgttttctatgTTCTCGATCTCAGATCCCAAAATATCCTCAACTGTTCGTGTCCAAAGTGTAAACTTCTACACGACAAAAAAAAATCGCTTTGAtttgttcttgtttgtttttagacaACCAGACAATGTTGGCTTGGTCCGATTCTCTCGACCCTCTAATGAGAATCAACAAAGCTGCAAACAAATTCCTCTGAGGAAAACTTCAAATAGCAGAAGAGTAGAAGCTGTAGAAGTCGCAGTCTTCTCGTGTCTCCACCTGGTCGGTGACGCTGATGTCGTCTCGTTGTCTCCGTGCGCTTTCCAGCTCGGTCGCTCCACAGAGACCCCCATCGACTTCGTGGTGACGGACACGCTGCCCGCCGACGGCCAATCGGCCCAGAGCACCATCTCCCGCTTCGCCTGCCGCGTCATCTGCCAGCGGGACCCGCCCTACGCCGCGCGGATCTACGCCGCCGGCTTCGACTCCTCCAAGAACATCTTCCTCGGGGTAAGCCGCGGGCGGGGGGGGAAACCCGCCGCCCGCGATTCGCCGACACCCAACGGCCGACCCGGTTTAACGGCCCCTCGCGTCCCCACAGGAGAAAGCAGCCAAGTGGAGGACGGCGGGCGGTCAGATGGACGGGCTCACCACCAACGGCGTCCTGGTGATGAGCCCGCGCCGCGGCTTCGGCCAGGGCTCCCGACCCGGCGTGTGGAGGGAGATGTCCGTCTGCGGCAACGTCTTCACGCTGCGGGAAACCAGGTCGTCCCAGCAGAGGGGCCAGATGGTGGGTGACCCACTCGACTCCAGCAGAACCACACGGAACCGCTCTTTCTTCCTTTCATGAATaaagttcttcttctctcctgtgATAATGCTGCTCCGTGGCGCTACGAGCGAttaaaagagggttttttttaacgttaataaacctttttaaaagataAAGTAAACCTCAGGAACATGCTTCACGTCTCCTCGGCCGGGTTCCACCTgaattcgcccccccccccccccgtgtgataATGTGAAAATGTTTCCGCTCGTCCCTCCCGTCAGGTGGAACCCGAGTCCAACGAGCTGGTGGACGGGTCCCTCGTCGACCTGTGCGGGGCCACGCTGCTGTGGCGCACGGCCGAGGGCCTGGCGCGCACGCCCACCGTCAAGCACCTGGAGGCGCTGCGGCAGGAGCTGAACGCCGGGCGGCCGCAGTGCCCCGTGGGCCTCAACACGCTGGCCTTCCCCAGCATGCGGCGCAAGGACGTGGTGGACGAGAGGCAGCCCTGGGCCTACCTGCGCTGCGGCCACGTGCACGGCTACCACGGCTGGGGGGGCCGCCGCGACCCCGAGGTGGAGGCGGCGTGCCCGGAGAGGGAGTGCCCGATGTGCCGGACGCGGGGCCCCTACAAGCCGCTGTGGCTGGGCTGCGAGACGGGCTTCTACGTGGACGCCGAGCCGCCGACGCACGCCTTCGCGCCCTGCGGCCACGTCTGCTCGGAGAAGACGACGGCGTACTGGAGTCAGATCCCGCTGCCGCACGGCACGCACGCCTTCCACGCCGCCTGCCCGTTCTGCATCGAGCCGCTGGGCGCCGAGTCCGGCTGCATCCGACTCATCTTCCAGAGCCCGCTGGACTAAAGCCGCTCGGACCTTCTCAGGCTTTAAAGCCACAGAGGGGACAGAACTCTGTCCTCCGGGGGTTTTTCCCCataacttcatttttttttaacttaattttgaCCAATGTAAATTAATTGTGTTGCCCTTTTTGGGGAAATCAGAAATGCGTCATGCAGCGTTATCCTCTTGAGTTTTTTCCCTGGacattcttgttttatttattcctttttacctCTTTTATAAATCAATGTGGAATTCAACAGCTGATTTCTGTCTCACCTTTCCTTAAAGAGCCATTAACACTGAGACATGATCACCAGTTTGGTGTAAGTCGAGTGTCTCACCGtgatccacttcctgtttctaaaTGCAGATACATGATTCATAacttatttctgtatttaatcCTTTTCACCCAAATCAAGTGACCTTTCTCGTTAACGCTGTTCGTTGAATTTGCAGTAACTGTTTTCATCATGACTTTACCAAAATATATCCTTGTGAAGCATTTTAGGCTGCTGTCCTGTACTTCAACCACACACATCAAACAACATCATTCCCTAAACTAAGCACAAATGTACTTTAGGCATTAACGACTAATAAATCGAAAGTAAACGCTTCCTGTTAGATGCCACAGAATATGCTTTTGAAGTTATACTTGCAGAAATGCATTTACATAAACACAAGAATATTGTTTCTAAATTGTTTGCTCTAATCTAAGTATTTTAAGCCGATAAATACATCACAGTAAAAACTAAAGATATTGTTCATTGGTTCTTATGGCTTTTACAATCTTTGAAAGACAAAGTCATGgaaaacaaaagtcaaaagaTATTAagtgaaataatgtttttgaaaaaaacgtcCAAATACGTTTTAGCCCTAAAACAATGACTATGTTAGTATGTTAGGTCAAAAAAATTAAAGTATTaagtcaaaaaatgtttaagaAAATTAGGTCAAAGACCTTTTTGAACGAAAATGCAAACAATGTTGGctagaaaaatgttttgaaaaactacttttgaaaaaaaatcaaaatatgttaaataggggaaaaaaaagttttaatcagttCACATGCTGGATGCTTCTGATCAAAAACCCACAGGAAAGTCATCAATCCGCCGATACAGGAGGAAAAATGGCAGCCGGCCGGTAGGTGGCAGCAGCGAGCTTtacacaaagagaagaagagacgtCGGCTGCCCCGCCTCCTGCGGTGCATGATGGTCGATGTCCTGTTGGTATCTGCCGTTCGTCctgttttcctcccggttcctccGGTGGTCCTGTGAtggtggagaggagaagagcCGGCCGCTGTGCTTCACACAACAGGTACGGAGCGGCGGAAACCCCGCTGTCACCGAACTTCTCCCGGTTCGACTCTCGTCTCCCTCCGCCTGTCAGCGCGATAGCTCCGGCTTGTcagctagcatgctagcattagctgGTCTACGTGTACCCGCTGCTGGACTCCCTGACAACATTAGCTTTAGCATTAGCTTCACTCCACGGGCATTCCTAGTCTTAACAACGCTGTCACCGAAAGGAACGTTGTGTTATGTGCGCCTTGTGTCACCGCGTGGTGTTGACGTCGCTGTCAACCCGGTGGATTAAACGCTAATCGCCACAGCGTTGAATGAGCGGGCGCTAAGCTAAAGCTAGCCGGCTAGCTTCTGTCACAGCTGTCTGTCCTGCTGAAAGGGAGCAGAGGTGGAAAGTAACTGAGCATAATAAGTCACGTGCTTTACTTAAATAGACATTTTGGGTACTTTTACGAAGCTACCAtgtagtatgtaacgtaaaggTCTTTAAGGCATCTACAGCTGTATAATGCAACATGCATTGTATTTAGCAGGGATGTTAACCGAGAATCATTTTATTGCACAACCTGTAAATATCTTAAACTACTTTTTTGATGCGGAACTATTACTCAAGGCAAGGTATCTCTTTTACAGTATGGTATCAGTACTTCCTCGAATCCTTCCTAATTCCTCGATAAAGCAATCTAAATTCTTATTTCACCTTTTTGGAATCAGTGATTTAATATTTCAAACATATTGaagtattatttattcattgataaTTTCCAATTCACTGTGAAATGTATGTGGTAGATTCACCGCACCTGACGCTAAACAGTATTTTAAACCCTGAACTTTGCTATGGTGAGTTTATCCTTAAAATAATGAGTTGGATTAATGATAAATTCTCGATTTATTCAATGTATTCGTTAATCGATGCTTAGATTTAGAGAACCATTATTTATTACCAAATAAGATAAGAACTTTTTGAAATCTTCCAACCCAGTTTTAGTCGTGTGAGATTTACCACGCCTGTGAAATCGGTGGTAACGATGTATCTGCTCACCTTaagcgttctttttttttgatggaGCCATTTAACCTTTAGCTCAACGGAAACACCGTAAACACCCACTAAATACTGCTTGTTTTTTCTATTAAAAACCGCACTGATCCAAATTGCCTATTCAACAGGAAATATCAATCATGTAGTCTGAGAGTCCTACTCTCATTTCAATGTGCAGCACCGATTAAAACATccaattatttctgtttttaccTCTCGGACGTCTCTGCTCGTAGGTAAAGGTTTTACACACTTTGAAACGTTGGTGTCGTCGTTGGAGATGTGAGGGTCTCTCATCGGGGGGACGGGATTAGCGCAGAGGGTTTTACACCTCCGCGGTCCGAGCCGTAAGCACGCGGCTCTCTGCTTCGCATCCTTGCGCCGCTGCCGAAGTCGTCCCGTCTTCCTCCGTGTCAGCGGCGTTTTCTAAAAGGCCGATGAGGTGAACGCTGCCGTCCACCGATGACCGTCACAGACAGCGCCGCGAGTTTTAGCTCTTTAATGACTTAATCTGACCATTGTTTACAGATGTACCTGTAAAGTCGGCGAATTGTCtaaacagaaaagaaatgtcTACATTTCTGGTAATTACAACTTCATATGTCAGATTCCGTTTACGGTgtaaaaaaccccaaaactttAAAATCGTCcggatagacaaagtagttacacacaaacagatttgCTGTTTTTGGAGGTCAAAAACAGCCTCAGGGTGCAACAGGTataatgtttgcaaacacaactgacacacacacaagtcacgcGTCAAGGTCACTCAAAGGTGTTCTTCTTTGCAGCGGGAATGTTTAGAAAGAAGACAAACTGTGCTGCTGGTAACCGACCTCGGATGTAGACGATCATCTTTAGGCACCACGAGATTCTAAACACCAACACGCCGTGAGCGAGTCGTCTAAGAAATACTGAGTGAAGGTGCAACGTTATTCACATTAAAGAAAGAAGCCAACAAGTAATAACAATCTTGAGAATTTGGAACCAGAGATTGTTCAAAACTCCCTAAAATGCTTTTCAATTTTAGAGTTTCTGTACTGattgtctttcctttttttacaaagaTAAAATTCTTTGAGACAGTAATAATTTATGTTCACAATAGCG
The sequence above is a segment of the Gasterosteus aculeatus chromosome 9, fGasAcu3.hap1.1, whole genome shotgun sequence genome. Coding sequences within it:
- the LOC120825435 gene encoding E3 ubiquitin-protein ligase pellino homolog 1; translation: MSLPRSENISTSPASTKGPVKYGELIVLGCNGSLPSGDKGRRKSRFALCRRKKANGVKPSTVHASCTPQAAKAVSNKEQHSISYTLSRAQTVVVEYDHDSSTDMFQLGRSTETPIDFVVTDTLPADGQSAQSTISRFACRVICQRDPPYAARIYAAGFDSSKNIFLGEKAAKWRTAGGQMDGLTTNGVLVMSPRRGFGQGSRPGVWREMSVCGNVFTLRETRSSQQRGQMVEPESNELVDGSLVDLCGATLLWRTAEGLARTPTVKHLEALRQELNAGRPQCPVGLNTLAFPSMRRKDVVDERQPWAYLRCGHVHGYHGWGGRRDPEVEAACPERECPMCRTRGPYKPLWLGCETGFYVDAEPPTHAFAPCGHVCSEKTTAYWSQIPLPHGTHAFHAACPFCIEPLGAESGCIRLIFQSPLD